A portion of the Pseudomonas sp. PSE14 genome contains these proteins:
- a CDS encoding GFA family protein: MAGSYQGSCLCGAINYELLSPPKALSHCHCRQCRKSHGAAFASYASVPRSDLRLLKGADALKSYASSESVLRQFCSHCGSSLFWSKSQGEFSEWISIALGTLDTAFASHKQRHVQVASKAPWFELSDHWPQSE, encoded by the coding sequence ATGGCCGGGTCTTATCAGGGAAGCTGCCTGTGCGGCGCGATCAACTACGAACTGCTCTCCCCGCCCAAGGCGTTGAGCCACTGCCATTGCCGCCAGTGCCGGAAAAGCCACGGTGCGGCATTCGCCAGTTACGCCAGCGTGCCGCGCAGCGACCTGCGCCTCCTCAAGGGTGCGGATGCACTCAAATCCTACGCATCGTCCGAATCCGTATTGCGGCAGTTCTGCAGCCATTGCGGCTCGTCGCTGTTCTGGTCGAAGAGTCAGGGGGAGTTTTCCGAGTGGATCTCGATAGCCCTCGGCACCCTGGACACGGCGTTCGCCTCGCACAAGCAAAGGCATGTTCAAGTCGCCTCTAAGGCGCCTTGGTTCGAGCTGTCGGATCACTGGCCGCAGAGCGAGTGA